The following are encoded in a window of Cycloclasticus pugetii PS-1 genomic DNA:
- a CDS encoding DUF1329 domain-containing protein — protein MKFLTSRTKKTIGIVLSAALLPGLAMAKLTAEEEAKLGINDTELTPMGAVRAGNAEGTIPAWNSEPMPIPAGGTVDSLADPFADEKPLFTITAQNYTEHMDKLTAGQIGLFKQYPDSYKMHVYPTHRTGAYDKWVYDATMAQAKNVEMCDEYATESKVCLKNNIAGGGIPFPIPKSGAEAAYNHFFSFKGLANDRMINGALIDSNGNRTDVIIRQRTISPYWFSADSEIRSVKWYNRDGIAMLCDSWQVEKPPRSSGLVFGGCNYVNDFDFQTYLYVPGQRRVRKAPEIGFHDSPSFASDGQRTVASRWMHYFGGKHTRFDYAKPVRKEIYVAYNNYKLGNKDLPFDEIFGEEHINPEVVRYELHRVWVLDSTLKEGQRHLYKRHTAYFDEDTWLGVAFEAYDAKDRLWRVGEQYNAFIPGPNVAGPLGDMQVDLINGRYTTFPYWQYQAGKEMGFGGQKVVSKEEDIGFNIDIFTPQGLRKFGRR, from the coding sequence ATGAAATTTTTAACATCAAGAACTAAAAAAACCATAGGCATTGTGCTGTCAGCGGCATTATTGCCCGGCTTAGCGATGGCAAAGTTAACTGCCGAAGAAGAAGCTAAATTGGGCATTAATGATACTGAGTTAACCCCAATGGGGGCGGTGAGAGCCGGCAATGCTGAAGGTACAATTCCTGCATGGAATAGTGAACCGATGCCGATACCTGCTGGAGGAACTGTTGATAGTTTGGCAGATCCCTTTGCAGACGAAAAACCATTATTTACCATTACAGCTCAAAATTATACAGAGCACATGGATAAATTAACGGCTGGCCAAATTGGTTTATTTAAGCAATATCCTGACAGCTATAAAATGCATGTATACCCTACTCACCGTACAGGTGCATACGATAAATGGGTCTACGATGCAACCATGGCACAAGCAAAAAATGTTGAAATGTGTGATGAATATGCAACGGAATCAAAAGTTTGCTTAAAGAACAATATTGCTGGTGGCGGTATCCCGTTTCCGATTCCTAAATCAGGTGCAGAAGCAGCATATAACCACTTTTTTTCTTTCAAAGGGCTTGCAAATGACCGAATGATTAATGGTGCTTTAATCGATTCAAATGGAAACCGTACCGACGTGATTATTCGGCAGCGGACGATTTCTCCTTATTGGTTTTCAGCAGATTCAGAAATCAGAAGTGTTAAATGGTACAACCGTGATGGCATCGCTATGTTGTGTGACTCTTGGCAGGTTGAAAAACCACCGCGTTCATCAGGCTTAGTATTTGGTGGCTGTAACTATGTAAATGATTTTGATTTTCAAACTTATTTATATGTTCCAGGACAACGCCGTGTTCGTAAAGCACCGGAAATTGGTTTCCATGATAGCCCATCATTTGCGTCAGATGGTCAGCGAACAGTAGCCAGTCGTTGGATGCACTATTTTGGTGGTAAACATACCCGCTTTGATTATGCTAAACCTGTTAGAAAGGAAATATATGTTGCATACAACAATTACAAACTAGGTAATAAAGACTTGCCTTTTGATGAAATTTTTGGAGAAGAGCATATCAACCCAGAAGTTGTTCGATATGAGTTGCACCGTGTATGGGTTCTTGATTCGACATTAAAAGAAGGGCAGCGTCATCTTTATAAACGTCATACCGCTTATTTTGATGAAGATACTTGGTTAGGTGTCGCATTTGAAGCATATGATGCGAAAGATCGTTTATGGCGTGTGGGTGAGCAATACAATGCCTTCATTCCTGGACCAAATGTCGCAGGTCCATTAGGCGATATGCAAGTGGACTTGATTAATGGCCGATACACAACCTTCCCATACTGGCAGTACCAAGCAGGTAAAGAAATGGGCTTTGGTGGTCAGAAAGTGGTATCAAAAGAAGAAGATATTGGCTTCAACATTGACATTTTTACACCGCAAGGCTTAAGAAAGTTTGGCCGGAGATAA
- a CDS encoding efflux RND transporter permease subunit: MSIKHESTLVHNISDFMADALLKHRLLFLTLGLLVTVFLSYQGFNQQLSPGFDKAIPLSHPYMKTFTNYRDEFGGANRITIFVENKDGEMFTPEFFTVLEGITSEVLVMDGIDARTVTSLFTPNVNYVAVSEEGFTGSRIVAADFIATPERIEEVKSNLFKSSEIGKTVAKDLSGALVIADLVEVDPITKEKIDYELFAEKLDKIRATYETEETAIHIIGFAPFIGDVIDGAEGVISFFVITLIITFILLHFFAGSMKLALAVIATALISVSWQLGLVKILGYGVDPMSILVPFLILAIGVSHAIQMTNVWRIGVVNGEDSVGAARHAFYKLFIPGATALVSDAVGFGVIVLIDIPIIRELGIIASIGVAVMLLTNKIMLPILLSYIKLTDKELKRAEGSIKGADHSFWAMLSKLTDRRYATIVLVFAFGLSVYTLSVQDQLIVGDVEAGAPEFWPDSQYNLDANAIQENFSVGLDELVILAKADQKGSCVNFSIMQTIDDFVWQMQNVEGVQSVKALSQVIRERNIGNYEANPKFLGIPRNEKMISANIYRVEMSQALFSNDCTIMPVTIYLTDHRAQTLDRVMDAVKNFRELNTNEHVDFVPAMGNAGIMAATNEIVAKAQARIELILFAAVGIFCFVTFMSIRATICIVVPLALVAYLANVVMVYLGIGLKVSTLPVLAMGVGVGVDYGIYLFARMRAHMTMGESLQKSYYESLKEVGTGVVFTSVTMTIGVATWYFSDLKFQADMGILLAYMFFVNMLGAIILIPALASFIYPLKDREGTVQESN; the protein is encoded by the coding sequence ATGAGTATTAAACATGAATCAACCTTAGTGCATAATATTTCTGATTTTATGGCAGATGCTTTATTGAAGCATCGTTTATTATTCTTAACTCTTGGTCTATTGGTAACAGTATTTTTATCCTATCAAGGGTTCAATCAACAGTTGTCTCCAGGGTTTGATAAGGCTATCCCCTTGTCACACCCGTACATGAAAACCTTCACAAATTACCGTGATGAATTTGGTGGCGCAAACCGTATTACCATTTTTGTAGAGAATAAAGATGGTGAGATGTTTACGCCCGAGTTTTTTACCGTGTTGGAAGGCATCACGTCTGAAGTCTTAGTGATGGATGGTATTGACGCGCGGACCGTAACCTCATTGTTTACTCCAAACGTTAACTATGTCGCTGTTAGTGAAGAAGGGTTTACGGGCTCAAGAATCGTAGCCGCCGACTTTATTGCAACACCTGAACGTATTGAAGAGGTTAAAAGTAATCTTTTTAAGTCTTCTGAAATAGGTAAAACAGTTGCGAAGGATCTATCGGGCGCTTTGGTGATTGCCGATTTGGTCGAAGTTGATCCGATTACAAAGGAAAAAATTGACTATGAGTTGTTTGCTGAAAAATTAGACAAAATCAGAGCGACTTATGAAACAGAAGAAACCGCTATTCATATTATTGGTTTTGCGCCATTCATAGGCGATGTGATTGATGGTGCAGAAGGCGTAATTAGCTTTTTTGTTATTACATTAATCATTACCTTTATTTTGCTACACTTTTTTGCAGGCTCAATGAAACTGGCGCTGGCAGTGATTGCGACAGCATTGATTTCTGTCAGTTGGCAGCTGGGGTTGGTCAAAATATTAGGTTACGGTGTTGACCCTATGTCAATACTGGTTCCGTTTTTAATTCTAGCTATCGGCGTTAGTCATGCAATTCAAATGACCAATGTTTGGCGGATTGGCGTTGTTAATGGCGAAGATTCGGTCGGTGCGGCACGTCATGCTTTTTATAAGTTATTTATACCGGGTGCTACAGCACTAGTTTCAGATGCAGTAGGTTTTGGCGTTATTGTCTTGATTGATATTCCTATCATTAGAGAGCTTGGAATAATCGCTAGTATTGGGGTAGCGGTGATGCTGTTAACCAATAAAATCATGCTGCCTATTTTATTGTCGTATATTAAATTGACTGATAAGGAATTAAAAAGGGCTGAAGGAAGTATTAAAGGCGCTGACCATTCTTTTTGGGCAATGCTCTCAAAGTTAACAGATAGACGGTATGCAACAATTGTATTGGTGTTTGCCTTTGGCCTGAGTGTTTACACTTTATCAGTTCAAGATCAATTGATTGTCGGCGATGTTGAAGCAGGTGCACCGGAGTTCTGGCCAGATTCTCAATATAATTTGGATGCTAATGCGATACAGGAAAATTTTTCTGTCGGCTTGGATGAATTGGTGATCTTAGCAAAAGCCGATCAAAAAGGTTCGTGTGTTAATTTCAGTATTATGCAAACGATCGATGACTTTGTTTGGCAGATGCAAAATGTTGAAGGCGTGCAGTCTGTTAAGGCTCTGTCTCAAGTGATTCGTGAGCGTAATATTGGTAACTACGAAGCGAACCCTAAGTTTTTGGGTATCCCACGGAATGAGAAAATGATATCGGCTAATATCTACAGAGTAGAGATGTCTCAGGCATTATTTTCAAATGATTGTACGATTATGCCGGTAACAATTTATCTTACAGACCATCGAGCGCAAACATTAGACCGTGTAATGGATGCAGTCAAAAATTTCAGAGAGCTCAATACAAATGAGCATGTCGACTTTGTACCTGCGATGGGTAATGCAGGCATCATGGCGGCAACAAATGAAATTGTGGCTAAAGCGCAAGCTCGAATAGAACTTATTTTGTTTGCGGCAGTGGGTATTTTCTGCTTTGTAACATTTATGTCTATCAGAGCAACAATATGTATTGTTGTACCCTTGGCTCTAGTTGCTTATTTAGCAAACGTTGTCATGGTTTATTTAGGGATAGGTTTGAAAGTATCTACCTTGCCTGTATTAGCAATGGGTGTTGGCGTAGGGGTTGATTACGGCATCTATTTGTTCGCACGGATGAGGGCTCACATGACAATGGGAGAGTCGTTACAGAAATCGTATTATGAATCGTTAAAAGAGGTGGGAACAGGAGTTGTCTTTACATCAGTGACGATGACGATTGGTGTGGCAACTTGGTACTTCTCAGATCTTAAGTTTCAGGCAGATATGGGTATCTTGTTAGCGTATATGTTCTTCGTGAATATGTTGGGCGCTATTATTCTTATTCCGGCGCTGGCAAGTTTCATTTATCCGCTTAAAGACAGAGAAGGAACGGTGCAAGAAAGTAACTAA
- a CDS encoding WD40/YVTN/BNR-like repeat-containing protein, with amino-acid sequence MMLRIILCLMLLMSGSAFAETLARPALEMPLSTKAIFLDLDVNEDKVFAVGERGIILSSTDSGKSWKQIKSPVDVTLTGVSFSSKTTGWIVGHESTILQTTDGGETWVIKRYKPEEERFYMSVNFVSPQQGYVLGTDGELWVTEDAGETWKLTLLSVEEWYQNHLFAIEQIMDTSLVVSERGGIFYSKDKFSNWQVVPSPYEGSFFGVNKLAKDFVVFGMSGNLYLLDSETLEWKKINSKTDQFLLGSAITDDAKNLLVVGRGGIILVINGQGELVNTVESKSRADYTALTIHGENVYLSSMSGGIEKMSISELTKSDRGGK; translated from the coding sequence ATGATGTTAAGAATTATTTTATGTCTAATGCTGTTGATGAGTGGTTCTGCGTTTGCGGAAACCCTTGCTAGACCAGCATTGGAGATGCCATTATCAACGAAAGCAATTTTCCTTGATTTAGATGTTAATGAAGATAAAGTTTTTGCCGTCGGAGAAAGAGGCATTATTTTAAGTTCGACTGATAGCGGAAAATCTTGGAAACAAATTAAGTCGCCAGTAGATGTGACGTTAACGGGGGTATCATTTTCCTCAAAAACAACGGGTTGGATTGTTGGCCATGAATCGACTATTTTGCAAACAACGGATGGCGGAGAAACTTGGGTTATAAAGCGTTATAAACCGGAAGAAGAACGGTTTTATATGTCGGTAAACTTTGTTAGCCCTCAGCAGGGTTATGTACTAGGCACAGATGGCGAGCTTTGGGTAACCGAAGATGCGGGAGAAACGTGGAAGTTGACGTTATTATCCGTAGAAGAATGGTATCAAAATCATCTCTTTGCGATCGAACAAATTATGGATACATCGCTGGTTGTTTCTGAACGTGGTGGAATTTTTTATTCAAAAGATAAATTTTCGAATTGGCAAGTTGTGCCTTCTCCTTATGAAGGCTCGTTTTTTGGTGTTAATAAATTAGCAAAGGATTTTGTGGTTTTTGGCATGAGTGGCAACTTATATTTGCTTGATTCTGAGACTTTAGAATGGAAAAAAATTAATAGTAAAACAGATCAGTTTTTATTGGGCTCAGCGATAACAGATGATGCTAAAAATCTTTTAGTCGTTGGACGTGGTGGGATTATTTTGGTGATTAATGGTCAAGGTGAATTGGTGAATACAGTAGAAAGTAAGAGCCGGGCCGACTACACCGCGCTAACTATTCACGGTGAGAATGTTTATTTATCATCAATGTCGGGCGGTATTGAAAAAATGTCAATCAGTGAATTAACAAAATCAGACAGGGGTGGTAAATAA
- a CDS encoding aromatic ring-hydroxylating dioxygenase subunit alpha, with translation MRSMLDRLKWPADAGCTAVPYWVFNNQEVYDLEQEKIYNGPTWNFLAADAELPEKGSFKSTYIGDTPVVVTRGQDNEIYAWVNRCAHRGAEICRERHGKSEDGVYTCVYHQWAYDAKGDLHGVPFQRGLAGKGGMPKDFDKKKHGLRKVRVVNYHGAIFGTFSDDTPDIEEYMGDDVSYHMRRLLNKPIEILGTTRQYIKGNWKFYAENTKDPYHASLLHLFHATFGLYRSSQQGESIVNNKVHCLIWVKSSEEKKSALDDVKKENLRTMQQGNYALADESLLAGQQEFEDGHSLDILSMFPSLVLQQIQNTLAFRQILPKGKDEFELVWTYFGYKDDTEELRNIRLKQFNLIGPAGLISMEDGESTELCQKAIVRDGEYTSVIEMDGKEPEGAKHLVTEGMIRSMWQGYREMMGF, from the coding sequence ATGAGAAGTATGCTTGATCGTTTAAAGTGGCCTGCAGATGCAGGTTGTACGGCGGTGCCTTATTGGGTGTTTAATAATCAAGAAGTTTACGACCTTGAGCAGGAGAAAATTTATAATGGCCCAACGTGGAATTTTTTAGCCGCTGACGCAGAGTTGCCAGAAAAAGGTAGCTTCAAATCAACCTATATTGGTGATACCCCTGTTGTGGTTACCCGTGGGCAAGATAATGAAATCTATGCTTGGGTTAACCGTTGTGCTCACCGTGGCGCTGAGATTTGTCGAGAGCGTCACGGTAAGTCTGAAGATGGTGTTTACACCTGCGTATATCACCAATGGGCTTATGATGCGAAGGGTGACCTTCATGGGGTCCCCTTCCAGCGTGGACTCGCTGGCAAAGGTGGCATGCCAAAAGACTTTGATAAGAAAAAGCACGGTCTACGTAAGGTCCGTGTGGTTAATTACCATGGTGCGATTTTTGGTACCTTTAGTGATGATACGCCGGATATTGAAGAATATATGGGCGATGATGTTAGCTACCATATGCGTCGACTGCTAAATAAGCCGATAGAAATACTCGGTACAACTCGGCAATATATTAAAGGGAATTGGAAGTTCTACGCTGAAAATACCAAAGACCCTTATCATGCAAGTTTATTGCACCTCTTTCATGCAACTTTTGGGCTGTATCGATCGTCTCAACAAGGTGAATCAATCGTAAATAATAAAGTTCACTGCTTAATTTGGGTTAAGAGTTCAGAGGAAAAGAAAAGTGCTCTGGACGATGTTAAGAAAGAGAACCTTAGAACGATGCAGCAAGGAAATTATGCATTAGCAGATGAGTCTTTACTAGCAGGCCAGCAGGAGTTTGAAGACGGACATAGCTTGGATATATTATCGATGTTTCCTTCGTTAGTGCTGCAGCAAATTCAAAATACCCTAGCTTTTCGTCAGATCTTACCAAAAGGTAAGGATGAATTTGAGTTAGTCTGGACTTACTTTGGTTATAAAGACGACACTGAAGAGCTTAGAAATATTCGTTTAAAGCAATTTAACCTTATTGGACCTGCTGGACTTATCTCAATGGAAGATGGTGAATCAACAGAGCTATGTCAAAAAGCGATAGTTCGGGATGGGGAATACACTAGTGTGATAGAGATGGATGGTAAAGAGCCTGAAGGAGCAAAGCATCTAGTCACGGAAGGAATGATTCGTTCAATGTGGCAAGGGTATCGAGAGATGATGGGCTTTTAA
- the glmS gene encoding glutamine--fructose-6-phosphate transaminase (isomerizing): MCGIVGAVSQRDITNILVKGLQRLEYRGYDSAGVCIVTDNDELERRRTVGKVKNLEELIEAQPLSGFCGIAHTRWATHGVPSETNAHPHMCGDVALVHNGIIENYEVLRKQQLETGHQFDSDTDTEVIVHAVSDAYKKTNDLLTSVQKTVKSLEGAYALGVVEKGNNDHLIAVRKGSPLVIGIGNNEHFIASDVFALLGEAEHFIYLEDGDVADITHKGVTIYDAKGRQVKRKINKTKLQVNDAGIGEYDHYMQKEIFEQAAVLKQTLEGRIANGRLLSDCFGKDAEEAFRSIEEVQIVACGTSFHAGLVAKYWFESVAGLPCHIEVASEFRYRPHIVIRKTLFVTISQSGETADTLAALQAASDIGYAHTLTICNVPESSLVRESEWALMTKAGPEIGVASTKAFTTQLTALLLLVIALGKHHKIDDKKEIEIVRQLEVLPEQVAEVLRLEPDIIEFAKQFSNKHHALFLGRGEQYPVAMEGALKLKEISYIHAEAYPAGELKHGPLALVDDQMPVVAVAPNNDLLEKLKSNLQEVQARGGELFVFADTHAIFEEVKGLKIIRVSEINEIVAPIIYTVPLQLLAYHVAVIKGTDVDQPRNLAKSVTVE, translated from the coding sequence ATGTGTGGAATAGTAGGAGCGGTATCACAACGAGATATCACGAATATTTTAGTAAAAGGCCTTCAAAGACTGGAGTACCGTGGCTATGACTCGGCCGGCGTTTGTATCGTTACGGATAATGATGAACTCGAAAGGCGCCGCACCGTAGGCAAGGTAAAAAACCTTGAAGAGTTAATTGAGGCTCAGCCTTTATCGGGCTTTTGCGGTATTGCTCATACCCGCTGGGCAACGCATGGTGTTCCTTCAGAAACTAATGCACACCCGCATATGTGTGGTGACGTTGCACTGGTGCATAATGGCATTATTGAAAATTATGAAGTATTACGTAAGCAGCAATTAGAAACAGGCCACCAATTCGATTCAGACACGGATACAGAAGTGATTGTTCATGCTGTGTCTGATGCATATAAAAAAACCAATGATTTGCTGACTTCAGTTCAAAAAACAGTTAAGTCATTAGAGGGCGCCTATGCATTGGGCGTTGTTGAAAAAGGTAATAATGATCATTTAATAGCAGTAAGAAAAGGCAGCCCCTTAGTGATTGGTATTGGCAATAACGAACATTTTATTGCCTCTGATGTTTTTGCTTTGTTGGGAGAAGCAGAGCACTTTATTTATTTAGAAGATGGTGATGTGGCAGACATTACTCATAAGGGTGTGACGATATACGATGCCAAGGGCCGGCAGGTTAAGCGCAAAATTAATAAAACAAAATTACAAGTTAATGATGCTGGTATAGGGGAGTATGACCACTACATGCAAAAAGAAATTTTTGAGCAGGCAGCGGTACTTAAACAAACCCTTGAAGGACGTATCGCAAATGGGCGATTATTATCAGATTGTTTTGGCAAAGATGCTGAGGAGGCGTTCAGAAGCATTGAAGAAGTCCAAATTGTGGCCTGTGGAACTAGTTTTCATGCAGGGCTGGTAGCAAAGTACTGGTTTGAATCAGTGGCTGGCCTACCTTGTCATATCGAAGTGGCGAGTGAGTTTAGATACAGGCCACATATTGTTATTAGGAAAACATTGTTTGTCACGATTTCACAGTCAGGAGAAACGGCGGATACTCTGGCTGCTCTCCAAGCCGCCTCGGATATTGGTTATGCACATACATTAACGATTTGTAATGTTCCTGAAAGTTCATTAGTTAGAGAATCCGAATGGGCATTGATGACGAAAGCAGGGCCAGAAATAGGTGTGGCATCAACAAAAGCATTTACCACACAATTAACAGCATTGTTGCTACTGGTTATAGCGTTGGGCAAGCACCATAAAATTGATGATAAAAAAGAGATAGAAATCGTCAGGCAATTAGAAGTATTACCAGAACAAGTGGCGGAAGTACTTCGTCTTGAGCCAGACATTATTGAGTTTGCAAAGCAGTTTAGTAATAAACACCATGCATTATTTTTGGGCCGTGGCGAGCAATACCCCGTTGCAATGGAAGGTGCCTTGAAGCTTAAAGAGATTTCTTATATCCATGCAGAAGCTTACCCAGCAGGTGAGTTAAAGCATGGGCCATTAGCACTTGTTGATGACCAAATGCCGGTTGTTGCTGTGGCGCCAAACAATGATTTATTAGAAAAGCTGAAGTCCAACCTGCAAGAAGTGCAGGCTAGAGGGGGCGAGTTGTTTGTTTTTGCTGATACACATGCAATATTTGAAGAGGTAAAGGGGTTAAAAATTATTCGAGTATCAGAGATTAATGAAATAGTTGCTCCCATTATTTATACGGTACCGCTGCAATTATTGGCCTACCATGTCGCGGTTATTAAAGGAACCGATGTCGACCAACCGCGTAACCTTGCCAAATCAGTAACGGTTGAATAA
- a CDS encoding DUF1302 domain-containing protein, protein MKKSIIKSSAGVALSSALLLSQIGTAHAFSFHKGELRGSFDTDVTYGISMRTEDADSDNFGAHGNRIFKDAGDVFSNSIRGSSTLSLEYGDYGMLARGNYFYDYAYDNEDLADQAHDKLARDLSLTDLMFYGYFGDNDQVNIRVGKQVISWGENTFIQGSINDINTVDVNKLRQPGLALKDAFIGTNAAYVSWNIDDEWSIESFYLFEFDQVQLDPAGSYFTTLDAVGAGGGFDTAGDGVVGGVATGAANLPFGAPSGACISPDQLDDCGLVGGSLVRVGDKFAEGGQYGLAIRKFFPEVFGGTELALYYQSLHDHTPMISTFYGTGQFFLEYVENIERIGMSFNTNISGWAIGGEYHVRKDAPIQMTGGVLSGLGAAGPFPAGLGLCGTCAVGDEVTGYDFVDRHQMQMTFQRIWGVGFMDADANSTLLEVAYGWVDDLPTKNEPIVGGAFRSVFNPQVTESFWGFQIKQSLTYEAALFNVASVSPFIAFKYDVEGVSNEIVPLFVDDRKALTIGANFGYGGGTWTGGVSWTMFDGGNGMLNQAGSRLNGRTDRDFIQANISYSF, encoded by the coding sequence ATGAAGAAATCGATTATAAAATCGAGTGCAGGTGTTGCGCTAAGCTCGGCGTTATTATTGTCTCAAATAGGCACAGCACACGCTTTTAGTTTTCATAAAGGTGAGTTAAGAGGTTCTTTTGATACGGATGTAACGTATGGTATTTCAATGCGTACAGAAGATGCCGATAGTGATAATTTCGGCGCGCATGGTAATAGAATTTTTAAAGATGCTGGCGATGTGTTCAGTAATTCTATCCGTGGATCTAGTACATTAAGCTTAGAGTATGGCGATTATGGCATGCTGGCGCGAGGTAATTATTTTTATGACTATGCGTATGATAATGAAGATTTAGCTGACCAAGCGCATGATAAATTAGCGCGTGATTTGTCACTAACTGACTTAATGTTTTATGGCTATTTTGGTGATAATGATCAAGTTAACATAAGGGTTGGTAAGCAGGTTATTAGCTGGGGTGAGAATACCTTTATTCAAGGCTCAATTAATGATATTAATACTGTTGACGTAAACAAACTAAGACAGCCTGGGCTTGCACTTAAGGATGCATTTATTGGTACAAATGCTGCTTATGTTTCATGGAATATTGATGACGAGTGGTCTATTGAATCTTTCTACCTTTTTGAATTTGACCAAGTTCAATTAGATCCAGCAGGCTCATACTTTACTACCCTCGATGCAGTAGGTGCAGGCGGTGGTTTTGATACGGCAGGTGATGGTGTTGTCGGCGGTGTGGCCACAGGTGCAGCTAACCTACCTTTTGGTGCGCCTTCTGGAGCCTGTATTTCGCCTGATCAATTAGATGATTGCGGTCTAGTAGGTGGTTCTTTAGTAAGAGTGGGTGATAAGTTTGCTGAAGGTGGTCAATATGGTTTGGCAATTCGTAAATTCTTTCCAGAAGTATTTGGTGGAACAGAGCTCGCGTTGTATTACCAAAGTCTTCATGACCATACACCGATGATCTCAACATTTTACGGAACCGGTCAATTCTTTTTAGAATACGTAGAGAATATTGAGCGTATTGGTATGTCATTTAATACCAATATTTCTGGCTGGGCGATAGGCGGTGAGTACCACGTAAGAAAAGATGCGCCGATACAAATGACTGGTGGGGTGCTATCAGGATTAGGAGCAGCAGGCCCATTTCCAGCAGGCTTAGGACTATGTGGTACTTGTGCGGTAGGTGACGAGGTAACTGGATATGACTTCGTTGATAGGCATCAAATGCAAATGACCTTCCAACGTATTTGGGGTGTTGGCTTTATGGATGCAGATGCTAATAGCACCTTACTAGAAGTTGCGTATGGCTGGGTTGATGATTTGCCAACCAAAAATGAGCCGATTGTTGGTGGTGCCTTTAGATCAGTGTTTAATCCTCAAGTGACTGAGAGCTTTTGGGGCTTCCAAATTAAGCAAAGTCTTACTTATGAAGCAGCATTGTTTAATGTCGCATCCGTTTCTCCTTTTATCGCATTTAAATACGATGTTGAAGGTGTTTCCAATGAAATTGTTCCCCTATTTGTTGATGACCGAAAAGCGTTAACAATTGGTGCTAACTTTGGATACGGCGGGGGAACATGGACGGGTGGTGTTAGTTGGACTATGTTCGATGGCGGAAATGGCATGCTAAATCAAGCGGGTAGTCGCTTAAACGGCCGTACGGATCGTGATTTCATACAAGCAAATATTAGTTACTCATTCTAA